ACGAGCGGCGCGACGCGGATTGACCTGGGCAATCGGGTGCTCACGCTGGAGCCGTTCACGGGGCACACGAGCAGCGATCTCGCGGTACACGACGACGATGCGGCGCTGCACTGGAGTGGGGATCTCGTGTGGTATCGCATGTTCCCGAACTTCGTGGACGCGACGCCCACCAAGCTCGCGGCGAGCGTGCGCGCGCTGGCGTCGCGCCTCGATGCGAAGGGGGCGCTGATGGTGCCGGGGCACGGGGCGCGCATCACCGCCGACGGCATGCGCACCTACGTGGGGCTGCTCGAGAGTCTCGAAGGTGCGGCGCGCGCCGGGCATGCGGCGGGCAAGCCGGCGGCCGATGTGGCGGCGGCGTACACCGTGCCAGCAGCGCTCGGCGAGTGGATGGCGAGCAAGCCGAGTGTGGAGCGCGCGATGACGGCGTGGTACCGGGAGCTGGGCGCACGGTGAGCTCAATGGTGTCGCTGCACGCGTTGGCGCTCGACGATCTCCCCACGATTGCCTCGCTGCACGCCACGAGTTGGCGCCGGGCGTATCGCGGCATTCTGGGCGACGACTATCTCGATGGTGATCTGGTCGCCGAACGGACGGCGGTGTGGCGCGAGAAGCTGGCTGACGGGGTGGGCCTTGGGTGGATCGTGCGGGTGGATGGCGCGCCGGCGGGGTTCGTGTTCGTGCGGCCGCACGCCGACGCGCAGTGGGGGACGCTCGTGGACAACCTGCATGTGCTGCCGACGTATCAGGGGCACGGGCTGGGCAAGCGGTTGC
This DNA window, taken from Gemmatimonadaceae bacterium, encodes the following:
- a CDS encoding GNAT family N-acetyltransferase codes for the protein MSSMVSLHALALDDLPTIASLHATSWRRAYRGILGDDYLDGDLVAERTAVWREKLADGVGLGWIVRVDGAPAGFVFVRPHADAQWGTLVDNLHVLPTYQGHGLGKRLLHEVATWCMQYAPDAGVYLWVFTDNTPARGFYARVGGAEVEAVEQLASDGRVLPELRVAWASPQALMDGAAARV